A genomic segment from Lignipirellula cremea encodes:
- a CDS encoding phenylalanine--tRNA ligase beta subunit-related protein: protein MIEIALSPHPLLDLQAFVSVLPAPLGQLEITPGTAAWLLAEAPAPMASSDEVRTAVRDLLRCGGFKPTGRSKPASEYLRNAALQQPLSPINLAVDVANAVSLHSGLPISVIDLERAELPLAAAIAPAGAEYVFNPTGQTIDLGGLLCLCDANGPCANAVKDSQRTKTHEGTKRTLTVIWGAHSLPGRAAAAAAWYRELLAAEGVATESAALHAAAG from the coding sequence GTGATCGAGATCGCTCTTTCGCCGCATCCTTTGCTGGACCTGCAGGCTTTTGTCAGCGTGCTGCCGGCGCCTTTGGGCCAGCTGGAAATTACGCCGGGGACGGCCGCCTGGCTGCTTGCCGAAGCGCCGGCTCCGATGGCCAGCTCCGACGAAGTCCGCACGGCAGTGCGGGATCTGCTTCGCTGCGGCGGCTTCAAACCGACCGGCCGCAGCAAGCCGGCGTCGGAGTACTTGCGGAATGCGGCCCTGCAGCAGCCGTTATCGCCGATCAACCTGGCCGTCGATGTGGCGAACGCGGTGTCGCTGCATTCTGGTTTGCCAATCAGCGTCATCGATCTGGAGCGGGCCGAGCTTCCCTTGGCCGCGGCCATCGCCCCGGCGGGCGCGGAATACGTCTTTAACCCGACAGGGCAAACGATCGACCTGGGCGGCCTGCTCTGTTTGTGCGACGCCAACGGCCCCTGCGCAAACGCAGTGAAGGACTCGCAACGCACCAAGACGCACGAAGGAACGAAGCGTACGCTGACAGTCATCTGGGGCGCGCATTCCCTGCCTGGCCGGGCAGCGGCCGCCGCAGCCTGGTATCGCGAACTGCTGGCCGCCGAAGGCGTCGCCACCGAATCCGCCGCCCTGCACGCGGCGGCAGGTTAG